The following DNA comes from Candidatus Nitrosotalea okcheonensis.
AAAGTTGAACACACCAGCACAAAAGAAGTCTTGTCAAGGCTCAAGGAAGCTGGCATGCAGTCAATTCCTGGTGCTGGGGCAGAAATCTTAGTTGATGAGGTAAAAAAAATTATCAGTCCAAAAAAGATATCAAGTGATACATGGCTTAGAATAATGGAAGAAGCACATGGCATTGGAATTCCTGCGTCTGCTACTATGATGTACGGTCATGTGGAAACAAGAAATGATGTTGCAGAACACTTTATGAAAATTGCAAAGCTTCAGGAAAAGACAAATGGATTCATGGCCTTTATCCCATGGAGCTTTGAGCCAAACAATACTCTGATGCAAAAACAAGAGACTGTAAAATATCCAGCGGGGGGAACACAACTCTTGAAGATGATCGCAATATCTAGAATAATGTACAATGATCTAATCTCTCATATACAATCATCATGGCTTACAAATGGGGTTGCCATGGCACAAATGGCCTTGCAGTATGGGGCAGACGACTTTGGTGGCACACTTTTAGGAGAAGAAGTTGTCTCATGTACGGGAGCTCGTTCTACTGAGCTTACTGGGGCAAAAATAATCCAGGCAGTAAAACAAATTGGTTATGAAGTAGAAGAACGAGACAATTTCTATAATGTCGTAAGAACCTACTAGATGCCGTAGCTAGACCATTTGGAATCAACTAGATTCTTTGTAGGCTGGTCCGATTTTACAAGTTCCTGAATCTCTCTTTGGAATCCTTCTTCCTTTGTTTTCTGTGTGGCATCAATTCCTAGTTTAGATCCCATGTTTACAAAAGGAGATGCAGGGTCAAGCGTGTCTGTCGGAGTATTATTGATTATTACTGTGTCTCTTGCAGCATCTGATCTTGTGGTAATGGCCCAGATTACGTCATTGAAATCATGAACATTTACATCGTCATCTACTATTACAAAGAACTTGGTCAGTGCAAGCTGGCCCATCCCCCACAACCCCATCATTACTTTTTTGGCCTGTCCTGGATATCTCTTCTTGATTGAAATTATTGCCATACCTTGGAACCATCCTGAAGCCGGCATTGCAAAATCAACAACCTCTGGATGAAACATTTTGATAAGCGGCAAAAATGAGCGCTCTATTACTTTTCCAATATATGCATCTTCTAGGATTGGCTTGCCAACTATTGTTGTAAGGTAAATCGGTTTCTGTTTTCGCATGACTCCAGTTAGAGTAAATACAGGATACGGTTCTTGTGGTGTATAGTATCCAGTGTGGTCTCCAAATGGTCCTTCCATTCGTATGTCTGATGGATCCACATATCCCTCTAGTACAATCTCTGCATTGGCTGGAACCTCGAGGTCTACTGTTCTACATTTTACAGTCTTGATTCCGGTCTTTCTTGTAATTCCTGAAAAGAGATATTTGTCAAGTCCCTCTGGTACTGGAGCTACTGCAGAAAACACTGTTGCAGGATCAGAGCCAATTATTATTGCAGCTTCTATTTTGTTTCCAGAATCTTTTTTGATATCATAATGATGTGCACCGCGCTTGTGTTTTTGCCAGTGCATAAATGCATGGGTGCTATCTATTATCTGCATCCTGTACACACCGAGATTTCTCACTCCTGTCTCGGGGTGTTTTGTGGCAATCAGCCCAAATGTGATAAACCTGCCGGCATCTTTTGGCCATGTTTTAAGGATTGGAATATTGTCAAACGATGGTGTGTCCTCTATTACTTCGGTTACAGGACCGCTTTTTTGTAGCTTGGGTGCAATGTCTGTCATCTTTGAAAACTCTGGAAGTTTTCGCAGCTTG
Coding sequences within:
- the mqnC gene encoding cyclic dehypoxanthinyl futalosine synthase; this encodes MSQLTEQLHHSEIGDILENSLVGTRPGMEECKRLLDSDDVHLMGLVAGHLTRKKFGRRSSFVNNMILNYTNVCITDCKFCAFYRPPGHDESYTVTLDKIESRVKAAWEMFGITQVMFQGGHNPSLKIEYFEDAFKLIRKKFPKIGIHGLSASEVDMISKVEHTSTKEVLSRLKEAGMQSIPGAGAEILVDEVKKIISPKKISSDTWLRIMEEAHGIGIPASATMMYGHVETRNDVAEHFMKIAKLQEKTNGFMAFIPWSFEPNNTLMQKQETVKYPAGGTQLLKMIAISRIMYNDLISHIQSSWLTNGVAMAQMALQYGADDFGGTLLGEEVVSCTGARSTELTGAKIIQAVKQIGYEVEERDNFYNVVRTY
- a CDS encoding menaquinone biosynthesis decarboxylase, yielding MPVEDITEFIEKLEKSGELKRVKTQVDSNLEVSEILSRVMYSNGPAILFENIKNYDMPILANAFGSIKRLEIGLEMRDFTEIGQRIVDMTRMEMPTGIFDKLRKLPEFSKMTDIAPKLQKSGPVTEVIEDTPSFDNIPILKTWPKDAGRFITFGLIATKHPETGVRNLGVYRMQIIDSTHAFMHWQKHKRGAHHYDIKKDSGNKIEAAIIIGSDPATVFSAVAPVPEGLDKYLFSGITRKTGIKTVKCRTVDLEVPANAEIVLEGYVDPSDIRMEGPFGDHTGYYTPQEPYPVFTLTGVMRKQKPIYLTTIVGKPILEDAYIGKVIERSFLPLIKMFHPEVVDFAMPASGWFQGMAIISIKKRYPGQAKKVMMGLWGMGQLALTKFFVIVDDDVNVHDFNDVIWAITTRSDAARDTVIINNTPTDTLDPASPFVNMGSKLGIDATQKTKEEGFQREIQELVKSDQPTKNLVDSKWSSYGI